In one window of Catellicoccus marimammalium M35/04/3 DNA:
- the cas1 gene encoding type II CRISPR-associated endonuclease Cas1, giving the protein MSWRIVHIKEGNRLSLKLTNIEVVKNGESIYIPLQDISIIILEGQRTTITTRLLAKLSEYNIALITCNIKYEPIGIYLPLYKYHRMAKRHQMQIAVPKLFQEIMWSEIIQQKLDNQYQHLQYWDIAEEDVLSTIEKHKSEIALGDRTNKEAIVAKLYFNALFYKNFTREDENGINAGLNFGYTILRTALARLVIANGLIPCLGIHHCNEYNEFNLVDDLIEPFRPFVDYYVQKEIVREDVRYLNYEHRLAIIDLLNQPMRYKSKICTLHEVMQKYVASFVKSLELRDEKQLIKISLDDFISLEE; this is encoded by the coding sequence ATGAGCTGGAGAATTGTTCATATCAAAGAGGGAAATCGACTCTCATTAAAATTAACAAATATTGAAGTGGTTAAAAATGGAGAATCGATTTATATTCCCTTACAAGATATATCTATTATCATTTTAGAGGGACAGCGAACAACGATTACGACTCGCTTATTAGCAAAATTAAGTGAGTATAATATTGCATTAATTACATGTAATATAAAATATGAACCGATTGGAATATATTTACCCCTATACAAATATCATCGCATGGCAAAACGACATCAAATGCAAATCGCAGTACCAAAATTATTTCAAGAGATTATGTGGTCTGAAATTATTCAACAGAAGTTAGATAATCAATATCAACACTTACAATATTGGGATATTGCAGAAGAAGATGTACTTTCTACAATTGAAAAACATAAATCTGAAATTGCTTTAGGGGATCGAACGAATAAAGAAGCTATTGTAGCTAAACTATATTTTAATGCTTTATTTTATAAAAATTTTACGAGAGAAGATGAAAATGGAATTAACGCTGGGCTAAATTTTGGCTATACAATTTTACGTACAGCTTTAGCTCGATTAGTAATTGCCAATGGATTAATTCCTTGTTTAGGCATTCATCATTGTAATGAATATAACGAGTTTAATTTAGTAGATGATCTTATTGAACCTTTTCGTCCATTTGTAGATTATTATGTACAAAAAGAAATTGTTCGTGAAGATGTAAGGTATTTAAATTATGAACATCGTTTAGCGATTATTGATTTATTAAATCAACCGATGCGTTATAAAAGTAAAATTTGTACTTTACATGAAGTGATGCAAAAATATGTAGCTAGTTTTGTAAAATCACTCGAATTAAGAGATGAAAAACAACTAATAAAAATATCATTAGATGATTTTATTTCGCTGGAGGAATAG
- a CDS encoding nucleotide pyrophosphohydrolase: protein MKTINEMQQEVDQYIQQFKTGYFSPLAQMARITEEVGELAREVNHSYGEKQKKKEEPENSVEQELADVFITLIMLANSLEIDLTEAFNQSMQKFQVRDRYRFERRDGKTDPKEGDSSCK from the coding sequence ATGAAAACGATCAACGAAATGCAACAAGAAGTCGATCAATATATTCAACAGTTTAAAACGGGGTATTTCTCACCGTTAGCACAAATGGCACGAATTACTGAAGAAGTCGGCGAGTTAGCGAGAGAAGTCAACCACAGTTATGGGGAAAAGCAAAAGAAAAAAGAAGAGCCAGAAAATAGTGTCGAACAAGAATTGGCCGATGTTTTTATTACCTTAATTATGCTAGCGAATAGCTTAGAGATTGATTTAACCGAAGCATTCAATCAAAGTATGCAAAAATTCCAAGTTCGCGATCGTTATCGTTTTGAACGTCGAGATGGAAAAACAGACCCAAAGGAAGGAGATTCATCATGCAAGTAA
- the cas2 gene encoding CRISPR-associated endonuclease Cas2: protein MRILCMFDLPMETKREQKYYREFRKCLLENGFTMMQYSVYQRPVPNRQSMKKYQAILQRKIPQQGEVRLLYVTERQYNDMQFLLGTSSRQEELVGNKKLVVI, encoded by the coding sequence ATGAGAATTTTATGTATGTTTGATTTACCTATGGAAACAAAAAGAGAACAAAAATATTATCGAGAATTTCGTAAATGTTTACTAGAGAATGGTTTTACAATGATGCAGTATTCAGTTTATCAACGACCAGTGCCCAATCGACAATCAATGAAAAAATACCAAGCCATTTTACAAAGAAAAATTCCACAACAAGGAGAAGTACGCCTGCTTTATGTGACTGAACGGCAATATAATGATATGCAATTTTTATTAGGAACGAGTAGTAGACAAGAAGAATTAGTTGGAAATAAAAAGCTTGTGGTGATTTAA
- a CDS encoding tetratricopeptide repeat protein, protein MTHSEKVVQAMEDGNMTVLEEEIKQAISEDPIEYLYALQEVLYQEGYIEAAQKVITAILEKEPSFDELKVTLAEIAIEEDQLEEAFELLDSIPEDSDAYVPALLLFADLYQMIGFSEVSAQKLLLAKEKSDDVLIDIALGEFYFHEQQYKEAYRYYLEALEKNQDDPHIAGISLWSRIGECNLEMDRAEVAIPYLVKAVKDQPEWYTVELLASAYVAINENEKALRCLQYLEEQDGLSAASSFLYAQLLLKEQRLEEAKAMAEKSLEYDPLKSSTYHLAADIAYRLNEPKEAEELLLKAMEVSEYENTDTTALALATLYVKEGRSDEALDVLQRLSEVDGYAHWLFAQAYREEEEYEKAMEHYEKAKEEMGHDPEFLKDYGFMLQEEGRLEEAIHYLEHYLEHEPTDFEVEDWLEANRLEN, encoded by the coding sequence ATGACACATAGTGAAAAAGTAGTTCAAGCCATGGAAGATGGCAACATGACTGTATTAGAAGAAGAAATCAAACAAGCGATTTCAGAAGATCCTATCGAATATTTATACGCCTTACAAGAAGTTTTATACCAAGAAGGATATATTGAAGCAGCACAAAAAGTGATTACTGCTATTTTGGAAAAAGAGCCAAGTTTTGACGAATTAAAAGTCACATTGGCAGAAATTGCGATTGAAGAAGATCAATTAGAAGAAGCTTTTGAATTATTAGATTCTATTCCAGAAGATAGTGATGCCTATGTACCTGCTTTACTTTTATTTGCGGATTTATATCAAATGATTGGCTTTAGTGAAGTTAGTGCGCAAAAATTATTATTAGCAAAAGAAAAAAGCGATGATGTGTTAATCGATATTGCTTTAGGAGAATTTTATTTCCATGAGCAACAATATAAAGAAGCTTATCGTTACTATTTAGAAGCACTAGAGAAAAATCAAGATGATCCACATATTGCAGGAATTTCTCTGTGGTCTCGTATTGGGGAATGTAACTTAGAAATGGACCGAGCAGAAGTGGCGATTCCTTATTTAGTCAAAGCGGTAAAAGACCAACCCGAATGGTATACTGTAGAATTATTAGCTTCCGCCTATGTAGCGATTAATGAAAATGAAAAAGCGTTACGTTGTTTACAATATTTAGAAGAGCAAGATGGTTTAAGTGCCGCGTCTTCTTTCTTATATGCACAACTATTATTGAAAGAACAACGTTTAGAAGAAGCAAAAGCAATGGCAGAAAAAAGCTTAGAATATGATCCATTGAAGAGTAGCACTTATCATTTAGCTGCAGATATTGCTTATCGTCTAAATGAACCAAAAGAAGCAGAAGAGCTACTATTAAAAGCAATGGAAGTAAGTGAGTATGAAAATACCGATACGACAGCTCTTGCTTTAGCTACTTTATACGTTAAAGAAGGACGTTCTGATGAAGCATTAGATGTGTTACAACGTTTATCAGAAGTCGATGGTTATGCTCATTGGTTGTTTGCACAAGCTTATCGTGAAGAAGAAGAATATGAAAAAGCGATGGAACACTATGAAAAAGCCAAAGAAGAAATGGGGCATGACCCTGAATTTTTAAAAGATTATGGTTTCATGTTACAAGAAGAAGGACGTTTAGAAGAAGCGATTCATTATTTAGAGCATTATTTAGAACATGAACCAACAGACTTTGAAGTCGAAGATTGGTTAGAAGCGAACCGATTAGAAAATTAA
- a CDS encoding HU family DNA-binding protein, with amino-acid sequence MANKAELIDSVVEKTGLTKKDATEAVDAVFSSIEETLAAGDSVRLIGFGTFALSQRSARKGRNPQTGEPMDIAAAVTPKFKAGKALKDAVKDVQL; translated from the coding sequence ATGGCTAACAAAGCAGAATTAATCGATAGCGTTGTTGAAAAAACAGGCTTAACTAAAAAAGATGCGACTGAAGCAGTAGACGCTGTATTCTCTTCAATCGAAGAAACTTTAGCAGCAGGCGATAGCGTACGCTTAATTGGATTTGGTACATTTGCCTTAAGTCAACGTTCAGCTCGTAAAGGACGTAATCCACAAACAGGTGAACCAATGGATATTGCTGCAGCAGTAACTCCTAAATTTAAAGCTGGTAAAGCTTTGAAAGATGCAGTAAAAGACGTTCAATTATAA
- a CDS encoding CCA tRNA nucleotidyltransferase, whose product MQVTQLPEEFIAALPVMERLEEHGYEAYFVGGSVRDIMMDHPIHDVDIASSAYPEEVQAIFPQTIDLGIEHGTVLVLFNEEHYEITTFRTESEYQDYRRPDHVTFVRSLSEDLKRRDFRMNALAMNRNGEVIDLFDGLEDIKNHRICAVGEATERFHEDALRMMRAVRFASQLDFTIEEKTYAAIQEHHCLLEKISVERIQVEWLKLMAGVAPKKGLRPFIDTLCYESCPALKEQKEAVEQLYTVVNGPLTEEETWLTLAHFAQWSEKETSKVLRAWKCSNAVRQKVCHTLPYLELRLERALTSWELYQLGAENLELLLSVYHLLQPEEETTEKERYEQLAIHQIADLAVDGKLLMQELGEKPGPWLGKVLHFLQQQVVNTNVENTKEALLAATKQWLEEQ is encoded by the coding sequence ATGCAAGTAACTCAATTACCAGAAGAATTTATTGCGGCGCTTCCTGTTATGGAGCGTTTAGAAGAACACGGCTATGAAGCTTATTTTGTTGGAGGTTCTGTCCGTGATATTATGATGGATCATCCGATTCATGATGTGGATATTGCAAGTTCTGCTTATCCAGAAGAGGTACAAGCAATTTTCCCACAAACCATTGATTTAGGGATTGAACATGGAACCGTTCTTGTTTTATTTAATGAAGAGCATTATGAAATTACAACGTTCCGTACAGAAAGTGAGTATCAAGATTATCGTCGTCCAGACCATGTGACTTTTGTTCGCTCATTAAGTGAAGATTTGAAACGTCGTGATTTCCGAATGAATGCGTTAGCGATGAATCGAAATGGTGAAGTGATTGATTTATTCGATGGCCTAGAAGATATTAAAAATCATCGTATTTGTGCTGTGGGTGAGGCAACGGAGCGTTTCCACGAAGATGCTTTACGCATGATGCGTGCGGTTCGTTTTGCCAGTCAATTAGACTTTACCATTGAAGAAAAAACATATGCTGCGATTCAAGAACACCATTGTTTATTAGAAAAAATTTCAGTTGAGCGAATTCAAGTAGAATGGTTGAAATTAATGGCTGGAGTCGCTCCTAAAAAAGGTTTGCGTCCATTTATTGATACCTTATGTTATGAAAGTTGTCCTGCTCTGAAAGAGCAAAAAGAAGCAGTAGAACAACTTTATACTGTTGTAAATGGTCCGTTAACTGAAGAAGAAACTTGGTTGACCTTAGCTCATTTTGCTCAATGGTCAGAAAAAGAAACATCAAAAGTACTTCGCGCTTGGAAATGCTCGAATGCGGTACGTCAAAAAGTATGTCACACATTGCCTTATTTAGAATTACGTTTAGAACGAGCATTAACTTCTTGGGAATTATACCAATTGGGAGCAGAAAATTTAGAATTATTATTATCTGTCTATCATTTATTACAACCAGAAGAAGAAACTACAGAAAAAGAACGCTATGAACAATTGGCCATTCACCAAATTGCAGATTTAGCAGTAGATGGGAAATTGTTGATGCAAGAATTAGGAGAAAAACCAGGTCCTTGGTTAGGAAAAGTCCTTCATTTCTTACAACAACAAGTGGTCAATACGAATGTAGAAAATACAAAAGAAGCGTTACTTGCCGCAACAAAACAATGGTTAGAGGAACAATAA
- a CDS encoding ABC-F family ATP-binding cassette domain-containing protein, whose amino-acid sequence MKEFKAEQLTKTYGEKQLFKNIAFSIQEGDKIGLIGINGTGKSSLMRILAQQGTNPYVEEEPFEGEFTYPHDYSVAYLPQETKLDPEKTVLEVVFKGEAPIMRAVRQYEEALLAMEEKGYDEACQAQFEKAENRMNETDAWLAETNAKIILQQLGISDLQQKCGTLSGGQQKRVGLAQVLIAQPDLLLLDEPTNHLDYRSICWLEKYLQQYKGALLVITHDRYFLDQVTNRIFELDHGIIYEYQGNYQSYLEGKALRLEQEKVQQHKQQRLYKQELAWMRKGVEARRTKQEARKKRFYDLKEAMKSNQKEEADWNIDLATTRLGKKVLAIEEGSLAFGDHVLFTHLNLLIQNHERLGITGDNGTGKTSLLNVLAGRLPLTSGVYEIGETVKIAYYTQQNEGMEDNKRVIQFLQEVAEETRTKDQSIVSVTEMLERFLFPRSMHGTLVGKLSGGEKRRLYLLKLLIQQPNVLLLDEPTNDLDIDTLTILEDYLSTFPGAVITVSHDRYFLDKVAERLLLFEKGEDLSLYYGSASEYFAEKEQSFRKTTKKEEKPKEPKVEEKPEKVEKKKLTYMEQKEWETIEEDIEQLETSISEIEDEMSQNTTADFVYLGELQQKLDETNQALEEKLERWEYLSQYV is encoded by the coding sequence ATGAAAGAATTTAAAGCAGAACAATTAACAAAAACTTATGGTGAAAAACAACTGTTTAAAAATATTGCGTTTTCTATCCAAGAAGGCGATAAGATTGGATTAATTGGAATCAATGGTACAGGGAAAAGTAGCTTAATGCGCATTTTAGCTCAACAAGGAACTAACCCTTATGTGGAAGAAGAGCCATTTGAAGGGGAGTTTACTTATCCTCATGATTACAGTGTGGCGTATTTACCACAAGAGACAAAATTAGATCCAGAAAAAACAGTGTTAGAAGTTGTCTTCAAAGGGGAAGCACCGATTATGCGTGCGGTGCGTCAATATGAAGAAGCTTTATTAGCAATGGAAGAAAAAGGCTATGATGAAGCGTGTCAAGCACAGTTTGAAAAAGCAGAAAATCGTATGAATGAAACGGATGCTTGGTTAGCAGAAACGAATGCGAAAATTATCTTACAACAGTTAGGAATTTCTGATTTACAACAAAAATGTGGTACGTTATCTGGAGGACAACAAAAACGTGTTGGCTTAGCTCAAGTATTGATTGCTCAACCTGATTTATTATTACTTGACGAACCAACTAACCACCTAGATTATCGTAGTATTTGTTGGTTAGAAAAATACTTACAACAATACAAAGGAGCACTTTTAGTCATTACCCATGACCGTTATTTCTTAGATCAAGTAACGAACCGAATTTTTGAATTAGACCATGGAATCATCTATGAATATCAAGGAAACTACCAAAGTTATTTAGAAGGAAAAGCGTTACGTTTAGAACAAGAAAAAGTGCAACAGCATAAGCAACAACGCCTATATAAACAAGAATTAGCTTGGATGCGTAAAGGGGTTGAAGCTCGTCGAACAAAACAAGAAGCACGTAAGAAACGTTTCTATGATTTAAAAGAAGCGATGAAATCGAATCAAAAAGAAGAAGCAGACTGGAACATTGATCTGGCAACTACTCGTCTTGGGAAAAAGGTATTAGCGATTGAAGAAGGTTCATTAGCTTTTGGCGACCATGTTCTTTTTACACATTTAAATCTTTTAATCCAAAATCATGAACGATTAGGGATTACAGGGGATAACGGAACAGGGAAAACTTCATTGTTAAATGTTTTAGCTGGGCGTTTACCACTAACGAGTGGCGTTTATGAAATTGGAGAAACGGTAAAAATCGCTTACTACACACAACAAAATGAAGGAATGGAAGATAATAAGCGTGTCATCCAATTTTTACAAGAAGTCGCAGAAGAAACAAGAACAAAAGATCAATCAATTGTCAGTGTGACAGAAATGCTAGAGCGTTTCTTATTCCCACGTTCTATGCACGGAACGTTAGTTGGAAAACTTTCTGGTGGAGAAAAACGTCGTCTGTATCTATTGAAATTATTAATTCAACAGCCAAATGTTCTTTTATTAGATGAACCAACCAATGACTTAGATATCGATACTTTGACTATCTTAGAAGACTATTTGAGTACTTTTCCAGGAGCAGTTATCACTGTGAGTCATGATCGTTACTTCTTAGATAAAGTAGCAGAACGTCTATTACTTTTTGAAAAAGGGGAAGACTTATCTTTATACTATGGTTCAGCTTCAGAATACTTTGCAGAGAAAGAACAATCTTTCCGTAAAACAACAAAGAAAGAAGAAAAACCAAAAGAACCAAAAGTAGAAGAAAAACCAGAAAAAGTAGAAAAGAAAAAACTAACGTATATGGAACAAAAAGAGTGGGAAACCATAGAAGAAGACATTGAACAGTTGGAAACTTCTATTTCTGAGATTGAAGATGAAATGAGTCAAAATACGACGGCAGATTTTGTTTATCTTGGAGAATTGCAACAAAAATTAGATGAGACCAACCAAGCGTTAGAAGAAAAATTGGAACGTTGGGAATATCTTTCTCAATATGTATAA
- the csn2-St gene encoding CRISPR-associated protein Csn2-St has protein sequence MELYLRYRNEELYIEKQCIHYFLGPDQEGKNNFYQLFLRLAENKSLSLEEEAYFGESFPIFCVDEKEIKSKQALFLFLERKEDFLTQLESQKKGTLSFHYIKNYIESFVVQRYIEECRNTLLEIENIWMDDELSKDLQLQIHWDLNQEIMKHVDLCTHQNYPLYSLDSQSLVLLLLQMLETYLRQNNEYVVVILKNLTQFLSQEAMKECIEGLQHLAKKYPQLILFYFQEKEKIYPNDLEEILYIGVDHIQLPSFEIMKETILFHYPLEYTEEDSVLYAEIINTLLAIAIDEETENMLFYNTVKELLL, from the coding sequence ATGGAATTATATTTGAGATATCGAAATGAAGAATTATACATTGAAAAACAATGCATCCATTATTTTCTAGGTCCAGATCAAGAAGGGAAAAATAATTTCTATCAACTTTTTTTACGTCTAGCGGAAAATAAATCATTGAGTTTAGAAGAAGAAGCTTATTTTGGTGAAAGTTTTCCTATTTTTTGTGTTGATGAAAAAGAGATAAAGTCTAAACAAGCGCTATTTCTTTTTTTAGAGAGGAAGGAAGATTTTTTAACTCAATTAGAAAGTCAAAAGAAGGGAACACTATCCTTTCACTATATTAAAAATTATATAGAGAGCTTTGTGGTACAAAGATATATAGAAGAATGTCGCAATACATTATTAGAAATAGAAAATATATGGATGGATGATGAGTTAAGTAAAGATTTACAATTACAAATTCATTGGGATTTGAATCAAGAAATTATGAAACACGTGGACCTGTGTACACATCAAAATTATCCTCTTTATAGTTTAGATTCACAGTCATTAGTCTTACTTCTTCTACAAATGTTAGAGACCTATTTACGACAAAATAATGAGTATGTAGTTGTTATTTTAAAAAACCTAACTCAATTTTTATCCCAAGAAGCAATGAAAGAATGTATAGAAGGATTACAACATTTAGCTAAAAAATATCCGCAGTTAATCCTCTTTTATTTTCAAGAAAAAGAAAAAATATATCCTAATGATTTAGAAGAAATTTTATATATTGGAGTGGATCATATACAATTACCTTCTTTTGAGATAATGAAAGAAACGATTCTTTTCCATTATCCTTTGGAATATACGGAAGAAGATTCTGTTTTATATGCAGAGATAATTAATACGTTATTAGCAATTGCGATTGATGAAGAAACAGAAAATATGTTATTCTATAATACAGTAAAAGAATTATTATTATAG